In Aedes albopictus strain Foshan chromosome 3, AalbF5, whole genome shotgun sequence, the following are encoded in one genomic region:
- the LOC109412058 gene encoding ankyrin repeat domain-containing protein 13D isoform X1, whose product MLTIDKIKEKYPIHWLVWNNDFRELQQAIDKTEHDLEQLDPRGRTPLMLAVKLSHLECVKALLAAKCNANFECDGWSVVQEAVCSGDANILTSVLEVRDLQRHIKRVSHVPQLLQHLQDTPDFYVEMKWEFTSWVPLMSRVCPSDTYKVYKRGSNVRIDTTLLGFDNNTWQRGNRSYIFKGQSESATMIEIDHDTGEVSIEHMRNIESEDIDGITPSKESVALRLQAPVICNHIDMDKISFERNKSGFWGWRSEKIENINGYECKVYGASNVEFITRTRNEHLSEEQARIKSSRTPLQHFLGMTEEDYDHAGSNALRDSGASPLLGQGNGSSSNNSPVHEAAAGTSNASSDGTAPSVEEYFSPEVDLQGRDVGKPKRISAKVQRFKANIWLSEQFPIKLQEQVLPILDLMSTMASPHVSKLKDFVTMQLPAGFPVKIEIPLFHVLNAVVTFGNVFAMEAPVANVSSLQESEERTTCIIDDCCFDVPSEYVQRGNDFRRQITFEDEDELMQFAIQQSLIEQGSENDEVDIWEALKAERPLTPSFYEDEQLQRALQESLISGFRSGSATATAEGSAAEAQATGTQEPPPATNGGTDELDSIPDYLDPNLELAIKLSQEEERRREEERKREEEMLAEVLRLSLEDK is encoded by the exons CACGACCTGGAACAGTTGGACCCCCGCGGACGGACACCGCTCATGCTGGCGGTCAAACTGTCCCACCTGGAGTGCGTGAAGGCCCTCCTGGCCGCCAAGTGCAATGCCAACTTCGAGTGCGACGGATGGTCCG TGGTGCAGGAAGCGGTCTGCTCCGGTGATGCCAACATCCTCACCTCCGTTCTGGAGGTGCGAGATCTGCAGCGTCACATCAAGCGAGTGTCGCACGTTCCGCAGCTGCTGCAGCACCTCCAAGATACGCCGGACTTCTACGTCGAGATGAAGTGGGAATTCACCAGCTGGGTACCGTTGATGTCCCGGGTCTGCCCGAGCGACACCTACAAGGTGTACAAACGGGGGTCGAACGTACGGATCGACACCACCCTGCTGGGGTTCGATAACAACACCTGGCAGCGCGGAAATAGGAGCTACATTTTCAAAGGCCAGTCGGAGTCGGCTACCATGATCGAGATCGATCACGACACCGGCGAGGTGTCGATCGAACATATGCGAAACATCGAATCGGAGGACATCGATGGAATTACGCCTTCGAAGGAATCGGTGGCACTACGGTTGCAGGCTCCTGTGATTTGTAATCACATCGACATGGATAAGATCAGTTTCGAACGGAACAAGTCCGGATTCTGGGGATGGCGTAGCGAAAAGATCGAAAACATCAACGGGTACGAGTGCAAGGTGTACGGAGCGAGCAATGTGGAATTCATAACCCGTACGAGAAACGAACACCTGAGTGAGGAACAGGCCCGCATCAAGAGCTCCCGTACACCGCTGCAGCACTTCCTGGGAATGACCGAAGAGGATTATGATCATGCGGGATCCAACGCGCTCAGAGATTCCGGAGCGTCGCCTTTGCTCGGTCAGGGTAACGGTAGCAGTTCCAACAATAGCCCGGTTCATGAAGCAGCAGCGGGAACATCGAATGCCTCGTCGGATGGGACGGCTCCAAGCGTTGAGGAATACTTCTCGCCGGAAGTGGACCTCCAGGGGCGGGACGTTGGCAAACCGAAACGAATATCCGCCAAGGTGCAGCGCTTCAAGGCGAACATCTGGCTGAGCGAACAGTTCCCCATCAAGCTGCAGGAACAGGTGCTGCCCATTTTGGACCTGATGTCGACGATGGCCAGTCCGCATGTGTCCAAGCTGAAAGACTTTGTCACCATGCAGCTTCCCGCGGGATTCCCCGTCAAGATCG AGATCCCGCTCTTCCATGTGCTGAACGCGGTGGTAACGTTTGGAAATGTGTTTGCGATGGAAGCGCCGGTGGCGAACGTCAGCAGTTTGCAGGAGAGCGAAGAGCGCACCACGTGCATCATCGATGATTGCTGTTTCGACGTGCCGTCCGAGTACGTACAGCGGGGTAACGACTTCCGGCGGCAGATAACCTTCGAGGACGAGGACGAGCTGATGCAGTTCGCCATCCAGCAGAGTCTGATCGAGCAGGGCAGCGAAAACGACGAGGTGGACATTTGGGAAGCGCTGAAAGCGGAACGCCCACTGACGCCGAGCTTCTACGAGGACGAGCAACTGCAGAG AGCTTTGCAAGAATCACTGATCTCAGGGTTTCGAAGCGGTAGCGCAACGGCAACAGCGGAGGGGTCTGCTGCGGAAGCCCAGGCCACAGGTACCCAGGAACCCCCGCCGGCCACGAATGGTGGAACGGACGAACTGGACAGCATACCGGACTATCTGGACCCGAACCTAGAGCTGGCGATCAAACTGAGCCAGGAGGAAGAACGCCGCCGCGAAGAGGAACGCAAACGGGAAGAAGAAATGCTCGCCGAAGTGCTCCGGTTAAGTTTGGAGGACAAGTAG
- the LOC109412058 gene encoding ankyrin repeat domain-containing protein 13D isoform X2: MLTIDKIKEKYPIHWLVWNNDFRELQQAIDKTEHDLEQLDPRGRTPLMLAVKLSHLECVKALLAAKCNANFECDGWSVVQEAVCSGDANILTSVLEVRDLQRHIKRVSHVPQLLQHLQDTPDFYVEMKWEFTSWVPLMSRVCPSDTYKVYKRGSNVRIDTTLLGFDNNTWQRGNRSYIFKGQSESATMIEIDHDTGEVSIEHMRNIESEDIDGITPSKESVALRLQAPVICNHIDMDKISFERNKSGFWGWRSEKIENINGYECKVYGASNVEFITRTRNEHLSEEQARIKSSRTPLQHFLGMTEEDYDHAGSNALRDSGASPLLGQGNGSSSNNSPVHEAAAGTSNASSDGTAPSVEEYFSPEVDLQGRDVGKPKRISAKVQRFKANIWLSEQFPIKLQEQVLPILDLMSTMASPHVSKLKDFVTMQLPAGFPVKIEIPLFHVLNAVVTFGNVFAMEAPVANVSSLQESEERTTCIIDDCCFDVPSEYVQRGNDFRRQITFEDEDELMQFAIQQSLIEQGSENDEVDIWEALKAERPLTPSFYEDEQLQRTGAGVDKKSRTSTPSLITSVLPNSLAKSPLKKLFSKS; the protein is encoded by the exons CACGACCTGGAACAGTTGGACCCCCGCGGACGGACACCGCTCATGCTGGCGGTCAAACTGTCCCACCTGGAGTGCGTGAAGGCCCTCCTGGCCGCCAAGTGCAATGCCAACTTCGAGTGCGACGGATGGTCCG TGGTGCAGGAAGCGGTCTGCTCCGGTGATGCCAACATCCTCACCTCCGTTCTGGAGGTGCGAGATCTGCAGCGTCACATCAAGCGAGTGTCGCACGTTCCGCAGCTGCTGCAGCACCTCCAAGATACGCCGGACTTCTACGTCGAGATGAAGTGGGAATTCACCAGCTGGGTACCGTTGATGTCCCGGGTCTGCCCGAGCGACACCTACAAGGTGTACAAACGGGGGTCGAACGTACGGATCGACACCACCCTGCTGGGGTTCGATAACAACACCTGGCAGCGCGGAAATAGGAGCTACATTTTCAAAGGCCAGTCGGAGTCGGCTACCATGATCGAGATCGATCACGACACCGGCGAGGTGTCGATCGAACATATGCGAAACATCGAATCGGAGGACATCGATGGAATTACGCCTTCGAAGGAATCGGTGGCACTACGGTTGCAGGCTCCTGTGATTTGTAATCACATCGACATGGATAAGATCAGTTTCGAACGGAACAAGTCCGGATTCTGGGGATGGCGTAGCGAAAAGATCGAAAACATCAACGGGTACGAGTGCAAGGTGTACGGAGCGAGCAATGTGGAATTCATAACCCGTACGAGAAACGAACACCTGAGTGAGGAACAGGCCCGCATCAAGAGCTCCCGTACACCGCTGCAGCACTTCCTGGGAATGACCGAAGAGGATTATGATCATGCGGGATCCAACGCGCTCAGAGATTCCGGAGCGTCGCCTTTGCTCGGTCAGGGTAACGGTAGCAGTTCCAACAATAGCCCGGTTCATGAAGCAGCAGCGGGAACATCGAATGCCTCGTCGGATGGGACGGCTCCAAGCGTTGAGGAATACTTCTCGCCGGAAGTGGACCTCCAGGGGCGGGACGTTGGCAAACCGAAACGAATATCCGCCAAGGTGCAGCGCTTCAAGGCGAACATCTGGCTGAGCGAACAGTTCCCCATCAAGCTGCAGGAACAGGTGCTGCCCATTTTGGACCTGATGTCGACGATGGCCAGTCCGCATGTGTCCAAGCTGAAAGACTTTGTCACCATGCAGCTTCCCGCGGGATTCCCCGTCAAGATCG AGATCCCGCTCTTCCATGTGCTGAACGCGGTGGTAACGTTTGGAAATGTGTTTGCGATGGAAGCGCCGGTGGCGAACGTCAGCAGTTTGCAGGAGAGCGAAGAGCGCACCACGTGCATCATCGATGATTGCTGTTTCGACGTGCCGTCCGAGTACGTACAGCGGGGTAACGACTTCCGGCGGCAGATAACCTTCGAGGACGAGGACGAGCTGATGCAGTTCGCCATCCAGCAGAGTCTGATCGAGCAGGGCAGCGAAAACGACGAGGTGGACATTTGGGAAGCGCTGAAAGCGGAACGCCCACTGACGCCGAGCTTCTACGAGGACGAGCAACTGCAGAG AACCGGCGCCGGTGTTGATAAGAAATCTCGCACGTCGACACCGTCGCTTATTACCAGCGTGCTGCCGAATTCGCTAGCGAAAAGTCCACTCAAGAAGCTGTTTAGCAAAAGCTAA